The genomic interval AACAGGACTTTCCAGATACCGCATCCGTTCGGCGGCCTCACTGTAGCCGAGAATGTGGAGATTGCAGTTCTGTTCGGACAGGGAAAACAGGGTTCGCACCGCAATGACATGGAGTCTACCACTGATGATCTGCTGAAACTCACCGGACTTTTACAGTTCGCCGACAAGAAGGCGGAGACGCTCAACACAGGTCAGAAGAAGATGCTCGACCTTGCCAAGGCACTGGCAACGAAACCTCGTGTGCTGCTTGTAGACGAGCTTGCAGCCGGACTGAATTCCACCGAGATGGACGGTGTTGCAAAACTGCTGAGGGATATTGCGAAGGGCATTGACGCCGTGGTGGTGGTGGAGCATGTGATGAGCTTCATCAGGAGGGTCACAGACACTGTTGTGGTGCTGGATGCGGGCAGGAAGATATTTGACGGCAGGTTCACAGACGCTGTGCATGATGAAAAAGTGATGGAGGTCTATCTTGGAGCATCAAAATCTGCTTGACGTTAAAGGCGTTTCCTCGGGCTACGGCTCACTGCAGGTCATCTGGGACTGTTCGTTGAGTGTGGGAACGAATGAGAGCGTCGTCGTACTCGGCTCAAACGGTTCGGGAAAGACGACGCTGCTGAGGGCAATTACCGGAGTGCTTCCGCTCACATCCGGAAGCGTTCTGTTCGACGGTAAGGACGTGACAGCACTTCCCGTCTTCAGAAGGGCACGGATGGGAATGTGTTATGTTTCTGAGAACAGCGTCTATCCTGCCATGACTGTCAGGGAAAATCTGTCAATGAGCTCGCTCAGAAGCGCTGACGGGTCTGAGGAGAAAGCCGCTGAGGTACACAGGCTTTTTCCCGATATCCTCAGGCTCGACAGGGTGAGAGCGTCCGCACTCAGCGGAGGTCAGAGGAAGATGCTCATGGTTGCAAAGGCAATCGTCGCCAGCCCTAAGCTCCTCATAATGGACGAGCCTTCCAGCGGTCTCTCCCCCATATTTACTGAAAAAATAATCGAGGTGCTTTCGGCCCTGAAGCAACGCGGAATGCCCATGCTGGTTTCTGAGCAGAACATAGAGTTCGCCGGGCTCGCGGACAGACTGCTCGTTCTCGACCACGGCAGGATAGTATTTTC from Candidatus Sysuiplasma acidicola carries:
- a CDS encoding ABC transporter ATP-binding protein, encoding MTGNVTALLEARGITKTFGRMEALSGVSLSVGKGETLALIGPNGSGKTTLINIISGLLFPDAGEILFEGKNISRLSPHRRSHIGINRTFQIPHPFGGLTVAENVEIAVLFGQGKQGSHRNDMESTTDDLLKLTGLLQFADKKAETLNTGQKKMLDLAKALATKPRVLLVDELAAGLNSTEMDGVAKLLRDIAKGIDAVVVVEHVMSFIRRVTDTVVVLDAGRKIFDGRFTDAVHDEKVMEVYLGASKSA
- a CDS encoding ABC transporter ATP-binding protein, translated to MEHQNLLDVKGVSSGYGSLQVIWDCSLSVGTNESVVVLGSNGSGKTTLLRAITGVLPLTSGSVLFDGKDVTALPVFRRARMGMCYVSENSVYPAMTVRENLSMSSLRSADGSEEKAAEVHRLFPDILRLDRVRASALSGGQRKMLMVAKAIVASPKLLIMDEPSSGLSPIFTEKIIEVLSALKQRGMPMLVSEQNIEFAGLADRLLVLDHGRIVFSGTKEEAERNDAIRSAYFAI